The Anopheles coluzzii chromosome 2, AcolN3, whole genome shotgun sequence genome window below encodes:
- the LOC120953976 gene encoding uncharacterized protein LOC120953976 isoform X1 has protein sequence MADSFFKAVIRDPKWDVRSEAKRLGFLFQLYIDSKKPTEVFIKYKTAKEAAKARASLAQNENVLRVESMDEWNIKPKKQESKQPEHNASAAPSVVGSTVQTRSPAKHNSAASNHMPPPMPMQMPMQMPMQMQMPMGPPGMFSVCAACRNSGASFQCFVCGIFYCGDQCQRADWPAHIMQCVPRLVRATNPFVAANVPQRSMPLPFNGMFPGAGNNNWYENKENAQHHAPPHPNGPVAGNSKQQPGTSKQQPGTSKQQAQQPKPVPTATPKESPPCNVPTNVLKSMAMKRHQDQADPSNSVVSGESSAPAKANEAKPAKEGSKLAKRVQQKTAPKRTIQYATFPLEGENVKISYVSAGGELYVYRTGPEANGQPNRYIELVKRSIECARGVKEMVQAAPKVEDVVFAPFDGDYYRAAVKSVDGSKVSVFFPDFGNSLTVEWKQLKDIPDKDIQYGTCYTHAVKIEGVPTPYTPMVYQFLCTLQELDDFELTKVEDGAGGKTIDMRHVRELYQLSEKVREVGKKEKMDEKAKKAAVKQEAVPKMPIPDPASYLPVTADDIIEHDMQMGPDVELMIVEASELDGLNQLTVILKSDSLEFANMLNECEQRGAADPNPYQPEEENLVFLLQFEGIWCRALLASSEDEEKQYYLLDLGIIRTLSEQPECRRYPAGLTRKMFACECIVDNPEMLRVTNATEDNNVALRGNVLKATVYQHTEEENETTHIKILSIRG, from the exons ATGGCGGATAGTTTCTTCAAAGCGGTGATTCGTGATCCCAAGTGGGACGTGCGGTCGGAAGCCAAACGCTTGGGCTTTCTGTTTCAATTGTACATCGATTCGAAAAAGCCGACGGAAGTGTTTATCAAGTACAAAACCGCCAA GGAGGCGGCGAAGGCACGGGCAAGCTTAGCGCAAAATGAGAATGTGTTGCGCGTTGAATCGATGGACGAGTGGAATATAAAACCGAAAAAGCAGGAAAGCAAG CAACCGGAAcataatgcgtctgccgcacCGTCGGTCGTGGGAAGCACTGTCCAAACTAGATCCCCGGCCAAGCATAATTCTGCTGCATCGAACCACATGCCACCGCCGATGCCGATGCAGATGCCAATGCAGATGCCAATGCAGATGCAGATGCCGATGGGCCCGCCGGGAATGTTTAGCGTTTGTGCCGCGTGCCGGAACAGTGGCGCCTCGTTCCAGTGCTTTGTATGTGGCATATTCTACTGCGGCGACCAATGCCAAAGAGCCGATTGGCCGGCCCATATCATGCAATGTGTACC ACGCTTGGTGCGAGCAACGAATCCGTTTGTGGCGGCCAATGTACCACAAAGGAGCATGCCCTTACCCTTCAACGGAATGTTCCCCGGGGCGGGCAATAACAACTGGTacgaaaataaagaaaatgcaCAACATCACGCGCCGCCGCACCCGAATGGCCCCGTGGCAGGCAACTCCAAACAACAGCCTGGTACATCGAAACAACAGCCTGGTACATCGAAACAACAGGCCCAGCAGCCGAAACCCGTCCCGACTGCCACCCCGAAGGAATCGCCACCCTGTAACGTACCCACCAACGTGCTCAAAAGTATGGCCATGAAACGTCACCAGGACCAGGCCGACCCATCGAACAGTGTGGTGAGTGGTGAATCGAGCGCCCCTGCTAAAGCAAACGAAGCCAAACCGGCAAAGGAAGGGTCCAAGCTGGCGAAGCGGGTGCAGCAAAAGACGGCACCGAAGCGTACCATCCAATACGCCACATTCCCGCTCGAGGGTGAGAATGTAAAGATTTCCTACGTCAGTGCCGGCGGCGAGCTGTACGTGTACCGTACCGGCCCGGAAGCGAATGGTCAGCCGAACCGATACATCGAGCTGGTTAAACGTTCCATTGAATGTGCGCGAGGCGTCAAGGAGATGGTGCAGGCGGCACCAAAGGTAGAGGACGTTGTGTTTGCACCGTTCGATGGAGATTACTATCGGGCCGCTGTCAAGTCGGTGGACGGGTCGAAGGTGAGCGTGTTTTTCCCCGACTTTGGCAACTCGCTCACGGTCGAGTGGAAGCAGCTGAAAGACATTCCGGATAAGGACATACAGTACGGCACGTGCTACACGCACGCGGTAAAGATTGAAGGCGTACCGACACCGTACACGCCGATGGTATACCAGTTTCTGTGCACGCTGCAAGAGCTGGATGATTTCGAGCTTACCAAGGTGGAGGATGGAGCGGGCGGCAAAACGATCGATATGCGCCACGTCCGGGAACTGTACCAGCTAAGCGAGAAGGTACGGGAGGttggcaaaaaagaaaaaatggacGAAAAAGCCAAGAAAGCAGCAGTGAAGCAGGAGGCTGTACCGAAGATGCCAATTCCCGATCCGGCCTCCTACCTTCCAGTTACGGCTGATGAT ATCATTGAACACGACATGCAAATGGGGCCGGATGTGGAGCTGATGATAGTGGAAGCCTCGGAGCTGGACGGTTTGAATCAGCTGACGGTGATACTGAAATCGGACAGCCTGGAGTTCGCCAACATGCTGAACGAATGTGAACAGCGCGGAGCGGCCGACCCGAACCCGTACCAGCCGGAGGAGGAAAATCTAGTCTTCCTGCTACAGTTCGAAGGCATCTGGTGCCGTGCACTGTTGGCCAGCAGCGAGGACGAGGAGAAGCAGTACTATCTGCTCGATCTCGGCATTATACGTACGCTGAGCGAGCAGCCCGAATGTCGCCGCTATCCTGCCGGACTGACGCGCAAAATGTTTGCCTGCGAATGTATCGTTGATA ATCCCGAAATGTTGAGAGTGACAAATGCAACGGAAGACAATAATGTTGCGCTGCGCGGTAATGTGCTAAAGGCCACCGTATACCAGCACACCgaggaagaaaatgaaactaCACACATTAAGATTCTTTCGATTAGAGGATAA
- the LOC120950071 gene encoding M-phase inducer phosphatase-like isoform X2, translating into MYYDDNVVFEIVEHTSRFTLNSAGRSPASRRTEQRQRSLQFRQHGVPQRMIYDDGCKMLGSPGKENMPTEELSFYQSHSPQQSPRPCSPCTLCPEDGELLPSESNTPSKHMAIPIVSGTTGPMVVAAAAGKLTTGPGGLGYRLRRPLDDHDPNSMDSGYGASVLNDGLMSSLHNSSSGSVTAAKQSHHSLFQFNQSQTAQNSSLSRHNSANSPASSRGRLLLHSSLSSGSMESMDDMELFDMEAMEDDDMEGKGQPGQQSRTQQPSGLSSLICGTIKTTRTATTPEHQKRPFVRRCLSLTENNNGTVLQQQQQMKTPERYSRRMIAIEDQENCNLTPYSSRTEAVVTRCFKRPEPPGISPVQSKRSKMQMDAVAFAPPAVTALDSPARTTVLAAVPKKPVYQKSISMNDAQIMSALSRSSSEPDLIGDFSKSYVLPLMEGQHRDLKSISGDTMARLVRGDYNDKIASFKIIDCRYPYEYEGGHIRGAKNLYTQEQIVEELIQSKTAPPKVTDGQDGTMRRHIIVFHCEFSSERGPKLSRFLRNHDRILNADSYPALHYPEMYLLHGGYKEFFKAHAELCDPIAYRPMLDPDFGEAYRHFRAKSRSWNGDGTGTVKASATASSSSLAGGPNRLTKSRSRLML; encoded by the exons CCGCTTCACGCTCAACTCTGCCGGACGATCGCCAGCAAGCAGACGGACGGAGCAGCGCCAGCGCAGCCTCCAGTTCCGGCAGCACGGTGTGCCCCAGCGCATGATCTACGACGATGGGTGCAAGATGTTGGGCTCGCCCGGCAAGGAGAACATGCCGACCGAGGAGCTGTCGTTCTACCAGAGCCACAGCCCGCAGCAGAGCCCCCGGCCGTGCAGCCCGTGCACGCTCTGTCCCGAGGATGGCGAGCTGCTCCCGTCGGAGAGCAACACGCCCAGCAAGCACATGGCGATACCGATCGTGAGCGGGACGACGGGCCCGATGGTcgtcgctgccgccgccggcaAGCTGACCACCGGCCCGGGCGGGCTCGGCTACCGTCTGCGCCGCCCGCTGGACGATCACGATCCCAACTCGATGGACTCCGGCTACGGTGCGAGCGTGCTGAACGATGGGCTCATGAGCTCGCtgcacaacagcagcagcggttcGGTGACCGCGGCCAAGCAATCGCACCACTCCCTGTTCCAGTTCAACCAGTCGCAGACGGCGCAGAACAGCAGCCTGTCCCGGCACAACAGTGCCAACTCGCCCGCGAGCTCGCGGGgccgactgctgctgcacagCAGCCTGTCGTCCGGCTCGATGGAATCGATGGACGATATGGAGCTGTTCGACATGGAAGCGATGGAGGACGACGACATGGAGGGCAAGGGGCAGCCGGGACAGCAATCGCGTACCCAGCAGCCGAGCGGGCTGAGCTCGCTGATCTGCGGCACGATCAAGACGACGCGCACGGCGACCACGCCCGAGCACCAGAAGCGCCCGTTCGTGCGCCGCTGCCTCAGCCTGACCGAGAACAACAATGGCaccgtgctgcagcagcagcagcagatgaagACGCCGGAGCGCTACTCGCGCCGCATGATCGCGATCGAGGATCAGGAAAACTGCAACCTAACGCCGTACTCGTCGCGCACGGAAGCGGTGGTGACGCGCTGCTTCAAGCGGCCGGAACCGCCGGGCATTAGCCCGGTGCAGAGCAAGCGCAGCAAGATGCAGATGGATGCGGTTGCGTTCGCACCGCCGGCCGTGACCGCGCTGGACAGTCCGGCCCGCACGACCGTGCTGGCGGCGGTGCCGAAGAAGCCGGTGTACCAGAAGTCGATCTCGATGAACGATGCGCAGATCATGAGCGCCCTGTCGCGGTCCTCGTCCGAGCCGGATCTGATCGGCGACTTCAGCAAATCGTACGTGCTGCCGCTGATGGAGGGCCAGCACCGGGATCTGAAGTCGATCTCGGGCGACACGATGGCGCGGCTGGTACGCGGCGACTACAACGACAAGATTGCGAGCTTCAAGATCATCGACTGCCGGTACCCGTACGAGTACGAGGGGGGCCACATCCGGGGCGCGAAGAACCTGTACACCCAGGAGCAGATCGTCGAGGAGCTGATCCAGTCCAAGACGGCTCCGCCGAAGGTCACCGACGGCCAGGACGGGACGATGCGCCGTCACATCATCGTGTTCCATTGCGAGTTCTCGTCCGAGCGTGGTCCAAAATT ATCACGCTTCCTGCGCAATCACGATCGCATCCTGAATGCCGACAGCTACCCGGCGCTGCACTATCCGGAGATGTATCTGCTGCACGGCGGCTACAAGGAGTTCTTCAAGGCGCATGCCGAACTCTGCGATCCGATCGCGTACCGACCGATGCTGGATCCGGACTTCGGCGAAGCGTACCGGCACTTCCGGGCCAAGTCGCGCAGCTGGAATGGGGACGGCACTGGTACGGTCAAGGCCAGCGCCACCGCCTCCTCCAGCTCGCTCGCCGGTGGACCGAACCGACTGACCAAGTCGCGGTCTCGATTGATGCTGTAA
- the LOC120953976 gene encoding uncharacterized protein LOC120953976 isoform X4: MADSFFKAVIRDPKWDVRSEAKRLGFLFQLYIDSKKPTEVFIKYKTAKEAAKARASLAQNKNVLRVESMDEWNIKPKKQESKQPEHNASAAPSVVGSTVQTRSPAKHNSAASNHMPPPMPMQMPMQMQMPMGPPGMFSVCAACRNSGASFQCFVCGLFYCGDQCQRADWPAHIMQCVPRLVRATNPFVAANVPQRSMPLPFNGMFPGAGNNNWYENKENAQHHAPPHPNGPVAGNSKQQPGTSKQQPGTSKQQAQQPKPVPTATPKESPPCNVPTNVLKSMAMKRHQDQADPSNSVVSGESSAPAKANEAKPAKEGSKLAKRVQQKTAPKRTIQYATFPLEGENVKISYVSAGGELYVYRTGPEANGQPNRYIELVKRSIECARGVKEMVQAAPKVEDVVFAPFDGDYYRAAVKSVDGSKVSVFFPDFGNSLTVEWKQLKDIPDKDIQYGTCYTHAVKIEGVPTPYTPMVYQFLCTLQELDDFELTKVEDGAGGKTIDMRHVRELYQLSEKVREVGKKEKMDEKAKKAAVKQEAVPKMPIPDPASYLPVTADDIIEHDMQMGPDVELMIVEASELDGLNQLTVILKSDSLEFANMLNECEQRGAADPNPYQPEEENLVFLLQFEGIWCRALLASSEDEEKQYYLLDLGIIRTLSEQPECRRYPAGLTRKMFACECIVDNPEMLRVTNATEDNNVALRGNVLKATVYQHTEEENETTHIKILSIRG; the protein is encoded by the exons ATGGCGGATAGTTTCTTCAAAGCGGTGATTCGTGATCCCAAGTGGGACGTGCGTTCGGAAGCCAAACGCTTGGGCTTTCTGTTTCAATTGTACATCGATTCGAAAAAACCGACGGAAGTGTTTATCAAGTACAAAACCGCCAA GGAGGCGGCGAAGGCACGGGCCAGCTTAGCACAAAATAAGAATGTGTTACGCGTCGAATCGATGGACGAGTGGaatataaaaccaaaaaagcagGAAAGCAAG CAACCGGAAcataatgcgtctgccgcacCGTCGGTCGTGGGAAGCACTGTCCAAACTAGATCCCCGGCCAAGCATAATTCTGCTGCATCGAACCACATGCCACCGCCGATGCCGATGCAGATGCCAATGCAGATGCAGATGCCGATGGGCCCGCCGGGAATGTTTAGCGTTTGTGCCGCGTGCCGGAACAGTGGCGCCTCGTTCCAGTGCTTTGTTTGTGGCTTATTCTACTGCGGCGACCAATGCCAAAGAGCCGATTGGCCGGCCCATATCATGCAATGTGTACC ACGCTTGGTGCGAGCAACGAATCCGTTTGTGGCGGCCAATGTACCACAAAGGAGCATGCCCTTACCCTTCAACGGAATGTTCCCCGGGGCGGGCAATAACAACTGGTacgaaaataaagaaaatgcaCAACATCACGCGCCGCCGCACCCGAATGGCCCCGTGGCAGGCAACTCCAAACAACAGCCTGGTACATCGAAACAACAGCCTGGTACATCGAAACAACAGGCCCAGCAGCCGAAACCCGTCCCGACTGCCACCCCGAAGGAATCGCCACCCTGTAACGTACCCACCAACGTGCTCAAAAGTATGGCCATGAAACGTCACCAGGACCAGGCCGACCCATCGAACAGTGTGGTGAGTGGTGAATCGAGCGCCCCTGCTAAAGCAAACGAAGCCAAACCGGCAAAGGAAGGGTCCAAGCTGGCGAAGCGGGTGCAGCAAAAGACGGCACCGAAGCGTACCATCCAATACGCCACATTCCCGCTCGAGGGTGAGAATGTAAAGATTTCCTACGTCAGTGCCGGCGGCGAGCTGTACGTGTACCGTACCGGCCCGGAAGCGAATGGTCAGCCGAACCGATACATCGAGCTGGTTAAACGTTCCATTGAATGTGCGCGAGGCGTCAAGGAGATGGTGCAGGCGGCACCAAAGGTAGAGGACGTTGTGTTTGCACCGTTCGATGGAGATTACTATCGGGCCGCTGTCAAGTCGGTGGACGGGTCGAAGGTGAGCGTGTTTTTCCCCGACTTTGGCAACTCGCTCACGGTCGAGTGGAAGCAGCTGAAAGACATTCCGGATAAGGACATACAGTACGGCACGTGCTACACGCACGCGGTAAAGATTGAAGGCGTACCGACACCGTACACGCCGATGGTATACCAGTTTCTGTGCACGCTGCAAGAGCTGGATGATTTCGAGCTTACCAAGGTGGAGGATGGAGCGGGCGGCAAAACGATCGATATGCGCCACGTCCGGGAACTGTACCAGCTAAGCGAGAAGGTACGGGAGGttggcaaaaaagaaaaaatggacGAAAAAGCCAAGAAAGCAGCAGTGAAGCAGGAGGCTGTACCGAAGATGCCAATTCCCGATCCGGCCTCCTACCTTCCAGTTACGGCTGATGAT ATCATTGAACACGACATGCAAATGGGGCCGGATGTGGAGCTGATGATAGTGGAAGCCTCGGAGCTGGACGGTTTGAATCAGCTGACGGTGATACTGAAATCGGACAGCCTGGAGTTCGCCAACATGCTGAACGAATGTGAACAGCGCGGAGCGGCCGACCCGAACCCGTACCAGCCGGAGGAGGAAAATCTAGTCTTCCTGCTACAGTTCGAAGGCATCTGGTGCCGTGCACTGTTGGCCAGCAGCGAGGACGAGGAGAAGCAGTACTATCTGCTCGATCTCGGCATTATACGTACGCTGAGCGAGCAGCCCGAATGTCGCCGCTATCCTGCCGGACTGACGCGCAAAATGTTTGCCTGCGAATGTATCGTTGATA ATCCCGAAATGTTGAGAGTGACAAATGCAACGGAAGACAATAATGTTGCGCTGCGCGGTAATGTGCTAAAGGCCACCGTATACCAGCACACCgaggaagaaaatgaaactaCACACATTAAGATTCTTTCGATTAGAGGATAA
- the LOC120953976 gene encoding uncharacterized protein LOC120953976 isoform X2 translates to MADSFFKAVIRDPKWDVRSEAKRLGFLFQLYIDSKKPTEVFIKYKTAKEAAKARASLAQNKNVLRVESMDEWNIKPKKQESKQPEHNASAAPSVVGSTVQTRSPAKHNSAASNHMPPPMPMQMPMQMPMQMQMPMGPPGMFSVCAACRNSGASFQCFVCGIFYCGDQCQRADWPAHIMQCVPRLVRATNPFVAANVPQRSMPLPFNGMFPGAGNNNWYENKENAQHHAPPHPNGPVAGNSKQQPGTSKQQPGTSKQQAQQPKPVPTATPKESPPCNVPTNVLKSMAMKRHQDQADPSNSVVSGESSAPAKANEAKPAKEGSKLAKRVQQKTAPKRTIQYATFPLEGENVKISYVSAGGELYVYRTGPEANGQPNRYIELVKRSIECARGVKEMVQAAPKVEDVVFAPFDGDYYRAAVKSVDGSKVSVFFPDFGNSLTVEWKQLKDIPDKDIQYGTCYTHAVKIEGVPTPYTPMVYQFLCTLQELDDFELTKVEDGAGGKTIDMRHVRELYQLSEKVREVGKKEKMDEKAKKAAVKQEAVPKMPIPDPASYLPVTADDIIEHDMQMGPDVELMIVEASELDGLNQLTVILKSDSLEFANMLNECEQRGAADPNPYQPEEENLVFLLQFEGIWCRALLASSEDEEKQYYLLDLGIIRTLSEQPECRRYPAGLTRKMFACECIVDNPEMLRVTNATEDNNVALRGNVLKATVYQHTEEENETTHIKILSIRG, encoded by the exons ATGGCGGATAGTTTCTTCAAAGCGGTGATTCGTGATCCCAAGTGGGACGTGCGTTCGGAAGCCAAACGCTTGGGCTTTCTGTTTCAATTGTACATCGATTCGAAAAAACCGACGGAAGTGTTTATCAAGTACAAAACCGCCAA GGAGGCGGCGAAGGCACGGGCCAGCTTAGCACAAAATAAGAATGTGTTACGCGTCGAATCGATGGACGAGTGGaatataaaaccaaaaaagcagGAAAGCAAG CAACCGGAAcataatgcgtctgccgcacCGTCGGTCGTGGGAAGCACTGTCCAAACTAGATCCCCGGCCAAGCATAATTCTGCTGCATCGAACCACATGCCACCGCCGATGCCGATGCAGATGCCAATGCAGATGCCAATGCAGATGCAGATGCCGATGGGCCCGCCGGGAATGTTTAGCGTTTGTGCCGCGTGCCGGAACAGTGGCGCCTCGTTCCAGTGCTTTGTATGTGGCATATTCTACTGCGGCGACCAATGCCAAAGAGCCGATTGGCCGGCCCATATCATGCAATGTGTACC ACGCTTGGTGCGAGCAACGAATCCGTTTGTGGCGGCCAATGTACCACAAAGGAGCATGCCCTTACCCTTCAACGGAATGTTCCCCGGGGCGGGCAATAACAACTGGTacgaaaataaagaaaatgcaCAACATCACGCGCCGCCGCACCCGAATGGCCCCGTGGCAGGCAACTCCAAACAACAGCCTGGTACATCGAAACAACAGCCTGGTACATCGAAACAACAGGCCCAGCAGCCGAAACCCGTCCCGACTGCCACCCCGAAGGAATCGCCACCCTGTAACGTACCCACCAACGTGCTCAAAAGTATGGCCATGAAACGTCACCAGGACCAGGCCGACCCATCGAACAGTGTGGTGAGTGGTGAATCGAGCGCCCCTGCTAAAGCAAACGAAGCCAAACCGGCAAAGGAAGGGTCCAAGCTGGCGAAGCGGGTGCAGCAAAAGACGGCACCGAAGCGTACCATCCAATACGCCACATTCCCGCTCGAGGGTGAGAATGTAAAGATTTCCTACGTCAGTGCCGGCGGCGAGCTGTACGTGTACCGTACCGGCCCGGAAGCGAATGGTCAGCCGAACCGATACATCGAGCTGGTTAAACGTTCCATTGAATGTGCGCGAGGCGTCAAGGAGATGGTGCAGGCGGCACCAAAGGTAGAGGACGTTGTGTTTGCACCGTTCGATGGAGATTACTATCGGGCCGCTGTCAAGTCGGTGGACGGGTCGAAGGTGAGCGTGTTTTTCCCCGACTTTGGCAACTCGCTCACGGTCGAGTGGAAGCAGCTGAAAGACATTCCGGATAAGGACATACAGTACGGCACGTGCTACACGCACGCGGTAAAGATTGAAGGCGTACCGACACCGTACACGCCGATGGTATACCAGTTTCTGTGCACGCTGCAAGAGCTGGATGATTTCGAGCTTACCAAGGTGGAGGATGGAGCGGGCGGCAAAACGATCGATATGCGCCACGTCCGGGAACTGTACCAGCTAAGCGAGAAGGTACGGGAGGttggcaaaaaagaaaaaatggacGAAAAAGCCAAGAAAGCAGCAGTGAAGCAGGAGGCTGTACCGAAGATGCCAATTCCCGATCCGGCCTCCTACCTTCCAGTTACGGCTGATGAT ATCATTGAACACGACATGCAAATGGGGCCGGATGTGGAGCTGATGATAGTGGAAGCCTCGGAGCTGGACGGTTTGAATCAGCTGACGGTGATACTGAAATCGGACAGCCTGGAGTTCGCCAACATGCTGAACGAATGTGAACAGCGCGGAGCGGCCGACCCGAACCCGTACCAGCCGGAGGAGGAAAATCTAGTCTTCCTGCTACAGTTCGAAGGCATCTGGTGCCGTGCACTGTTGGCCAGCAGCGAGGACGAGGAGAAGCAGTACTATCTGCTCGATCTCGGCATTATACGTACGCTGAGCGAGCAGCCCGAATGTCGCCGCTATCCTGCCGGACTGACGCGCAAAATGTTTGCCTGCGAATGTATCGTTGATA ATCCCGAAATGTTGAGAGTGACAAATGCAACGGAAGACAATAATGTTGCGCTGCGCGGTAATGTGCTAAAGGCCACCGTATACCAGCACACCgaggaagaaaatgaaactaCACACATTAAGATTCTTTCGATTAGAGGATAA
- the LOC120953976 gene encoding uncharacterized protein LOC120953976 isoform X3 → MADSFFKAVIRDPKWDVRSEAKRLGFLFQLYIDSKKPTEVFIKYKTAKEAAKARASLAQNENVLRVESMDEWNIKPKKQESKQPEHNASAAPSVVGSTVQTRSPAKHNSAASNHMPPPMPMQMPMQMPMQMQMPMGPPGMFSVCAACRNSGASFQCFVCGIFYCGDQCQRADWPAHIMQCVPRLVRATNPFVAANVPQRSMPLPFNGMFPGAGNNNWYENKENAQHHAPPHPNGPVAGNSKQQPGTSKQQPGTSKQQAQQPKPVPTATPKESPPCNVPTNVLKSMAMKRHQDQADPSNSVVSGESSAPAKANEAKPAKEGSKLAKRVQQKTAPKRTIQYATFPLEGENVKISYVSAGGELYVYRTGPEANGQPNRYIELVKRSIECARGVKEMVQAAPKVEDVVFAPFDGDYYRAAVKSVDGSKVSVFFPDFGNSLTVEWKQLKDIPDKDIQYGTCYTHAVKIEGVPTPYTPMVYQFLCTLQELDDFELTKVEDGAGGKTIDMRHVRELYQLSEKVREVGKKEKMDEKAKKAAVKQEAVPKMPIPDPASYLPVTADDIIEHDMQMGPDVELMIVEASELDGLNQLTVILKSDSLEFANMLNECEQRGAADPNPYQPEEENLVFLLQFEGIWCRALLASSEDEEKQYYLLDLGIIRTLSEQPECRRYPAGLTRKMFACECIVDNPEMLRVTNATEDNNVALRGNVLKATVYQHTEEENETTHIKILSIRG, encoded by the exons ATGGCGGATAGTTTCTTCAAAGCGGTGATTCGTGATCCCAAGTGGGACGTGCGTTCGGAAGCCAAACGCTTGGGCTTTCTGTTTCAATTGTACATCGATTCGAAAAAACCGACGGAAGTGTTTATCAAGTACAAAACCGCCAA GGAGGCGGCGAAGGCACGGGCAAGCTTAGCGCAAAATGAGAATGTGTTGCGCGTTGAATCGATGGACGAGTGGAATATAAAACCGAAAAAGCAGGAAAGCAAG CAACCGGAAcataatgcgtctgccgcacCGTCGGTCGTGGGAAGCACTGTCCAAACTAGATCCCCGGCCAAGCATAATTCTGCTGCATCGAACCACATGCCACCGCCGATGCCGATGCAGATGCCAATGCAGATGCCAATGCAGATGCAGATGCCGATGGGCCCGCCGGGAATGTTTAGCGTTTGTGCCGCGTGCCGGAACAGTGGCGCCTCGTTCCAGTGCTTTGTATGTGGCATATTCTACTGCGGCGACCAATGCCAAAGAGCCGATTGGCCGGCCCATATCATGCAATGTGTACC ACGCTTGGTGCGAGCAACGAATCCGTTTGTGGCGGCCAATGTACCACAAAGGAGCATGCCCTTACCCTTCAACGGAATGTTCCCCGGGGCGGGCAATAACAACTGGTacgaaaataaagaaaatgcaCAACATCACGCGCCGCCGCACCCGAATGGCCCCGTGGCAGGCAACTCCAAACAACAGCCTGGTACATCGAAACAACAGCCTGGTACATCGAAACAACAGGCCCAGCAGCCGAAACCCGTCCCGACTGCCACCCCGAAGGAATCGCCACCCTGTAACGTACCCACCAACGTGCTCAAAAGTATGGCCATGAAACGTCACCAGGACCAGGCCGACCCATCGAACAGTGTGGTGAGTGGTGAATCGAGCGCCCCTGCTAAAGCAAACGAAGCCAAACCGGCAAAGGAAGGGTCCAAGCTGGCGAAGCGGGTGCAGCAAAAGACGGCACCGAAGCGTACCATCCAATACGCCACATTCCCGCTCGAGGGTGAGAATGTAAAGATTTCCTACGTCAGTGCCGGCGGCGAGCTGTACGTGTACCGTACCGGCCCGGAAGCGAATGGTCAGCCGAACCGATACATCGAGCTGGTTAAACGTTCCATTGAATGTGCGCGAGGCGTCAAGGAGATGGTGCAGGCGGCACCAAAGGTAGAGGACGTTGTGTTTGCACCGTTCGATGGAGATTACTATCGGGCCGCTGTCAAGTCGGTGGACGGGTCGAAGGTGAGCGTGTTTTTCCCCGACTTTGGCAACTCGCTCACGGTCGAGTGGAAGCAGCTGAAAGACATTCCGGATAAGGACATACAGTACGGCACGTGCTACACGCACGCGGTAAAGATTGAAGGCGTACCGACACCGTACACGCCGATGGTATACCAGTTTCTGTGCACGCTGCAAGAGCTGGATGATTTCGAGCTTACCAAGGTGGAGGATGGAGCGGGCGGCAAAACGATCGATATGCGCCACGTCCGGGAACTGTACCAGCTAAGCGAGAAGGTACGGGAGGttggcaaaaaagaaaaaatggacGAAAAAGCCAAGAAAGCAGCAGTGAAGCAGGAGGCTGTACCGAAGATGCCAATTCCCGATCCGGCCTCCTACCTTCCAGTTACGGCTGATGAT ATCATTGAACACGACATGCAAATGGGGCCGGATGTGGAGCTGATGATAGTGGAAGCCTCGGAGCTGGACGGTTTGAATCAGCTGACGGTGATACTGAAATCGGACAGCCTGGAGTTCGCCAACATGCTGAACGAATGTGAACAGCGCGGAGCGGCCGACCCGAACCCGTACCAGCCGGAGGAGGAAAATCTAGTCTTCCTGCTACAGTTCGAAGGCATCTGGTGCCGTGCACTGTTGGCCAGCAGCGAGGACGAGGAGAAGCAGTACTATCTGCTCGATCTCGGCATTATACGTACGCTGAGCGAGCAGCCCGAATGTCGCCGCTATCCTGCCGGACTGACGCGCAAAATGTTTGCCTGCGAATGTATCGTTGATA ATCCCGAAATGTTGAGAGTGACAAATGCAACGGAAGACAATAATGTTGCGCTGCGCGGTAATGTGCTAAAGGCCACCGTATACCAGCACACCgaggaagaaaatgaaactaCACACATTAAGATTCTTTCGATTAGAGGATAA